The Aequorivita sublithincola DSM 14238 genome window below encodes:
- a CDS encoding anhydro-N-acetylmuramic acid kinase: MKKETYHIIGVMSGTSLDGIDLAEIIFNYSEEKWSFEILAAETVSYSSFWKDELREAVNCSEEKLERLDFKYTEKLSEEIIKFIRKHNIREIDAVCSHGHTILHRPEKGLTYQIGNLPRISKMLGKTVVCDFRVQDVELGGQGAPLVPIGDKLLFPEYDYCLNLGGFANCSFEKNDKRIAFDICPANIVLNKYAEKLGNDFDEGGKIAASGKVDNNLLQKLNELSFYNENSPKSLGLEWVKENIFPLLETSEISSEDILRTFTEHIAFQLANQFSKDSSVLITGGGAYNSFLIERLKDLASIEVVIPFAEIVEYKEALIFGLLGVLKLRDEVNCLSSVTGASKDHSSGKIFSP; the protein is encoded by the coding sequence TTGAAAAAAGAAACATATCATATTATTGGTGTAATGAGTGGCACCTCTCTGGATGGAATTGATTTGGCAGAAATCATTTTCAATTATTCCGAAGAAAAATGGAGTTTTGAAATCCTCGCTGCTGAAACCGTTTCATATTCTTCGTTTTGGAAAGACGAGCTTCGCGAAGCCGTCAATTGTTCCGAAGAAAAGCTGGAACGACTCGATTTTAAATACACCGAAAAGCTTTCAGAAGAAATTATAAAATTCATTAGAAAACACAACATACGAGAAATTGACGCTGTTTGTAGTCACGGGCATACCATTTTGCATCGACCCGAAAAGGGGTTGACCTATCAAATTGGAAATCTTCCACGCATTTCAAAAATGCTTGGCAAAACTGTAGTTTGCGATTTTAGAGTGCAAGATGTTGAACTTGGCGGACAAGGCGCGCCATTAGTGCCGATAGGAGATAAGCTACTTTTCCCTGAATATGATTATTGTTTAAATCTCGGAGGTTTTGCAAATTGTTCATTCGAAAAAAATGATAAACGCATCGCTTTCGATATTTGTCCTGCGAATATCGTTTTAAATAAATACGCCGAAAAACTTGGGAATGATTTTGATGAAGGAGGAAAGATTGCAGCTTCAGGAAAAGTTGATAATAATTTGCTTCAGAAGTTAAACGAGCTTTCATTCTACAATGAAAATTCACCGAAATCCTTAGGTTTAGAATGGGTTAAAGAAAACATTTTTCCACTTTTGGAGACTTCGGAAATTTCTTCCGAAGATATTTTGAGAACTTTTACGGAGCATATTGCATTTCAACTTGCCAATCAGTTTTCAAAAGATTCTTCAGTTTTAATAACAGGCGGAGGCGCATATAATTCTTTTTTGATTGAAAGATTGAAAGATTTGGCTTCAATTGAAGTGGTTATTCCTTTCGCAGAAATTGTTGAATACAAAGAAGCTTTGATTTTTGGGCTTTTAGGTGTCTTAAAATTGAGAGATGAGGTGAATTGTTTGTCCAGTGTTACTGGAGCTTCAAAGGATCATTCTTCGGGGAAAATATTCTCTCCATAA
- a CDS encoding putative porin — protein MKKTLLLLIILITSATVFSQSSPIKKEKPPIDYYKIISTARDTTFVDTTLSIKKKYKFNYLRSDNFELLQFSNVGQAYNSLAYSFDRLNLKPLFAAQAHHFNYKEIEDVNYFNVPTPFSDLYFKTAYNQGQQLDAFFTVNTSPQFNFSVGYKGVRSLGKYQHILTSTGNFLFTSNYHTKSKRYVARMHVAAQDVFNQENGGLTPTSLQFFINDNPEFSDRGRLDVNFENAENKLEGLRFYGDHYYELLSQRDSTGYSVLTIGNVLSYEDKYYKYFQSAPYEPYGPSYESSNLDTKTKLEDFNAKAYADFDNSLIGKITAWTGYTNFNYGYNSVLILDDERIVNRIKGNIIEAGAAYEKEYRGFKLSGKGAINVAGDFDGNYLQGAASYNLNKDYNAKASITVHSVAPNFNFLLNQSDYQNYNWENELNNVKTQELKFEINTKKFGNASVSYTGIDDYTYFGIKTNDSTPSPLQASERVDYLKIKAEKEFNFGVFALDNTVMYQQVLSGEGVFNVPQIITRNSLYYQDHLFKRALFMQTGVTFKYFTKYNMNGYDPVLAEFYVQNDQELGGFPLVDIFLNAKIRQTRIFFVYENFTTLFGGKKEHFAAPGYPYKDAVLRFGLVWNFFL, from the coding sequence ATGAAAAAAACACTTTTGCTACTTATTATTTTGATCACTTCGGCAACGGTGTTTTCGCAAAGTTCTCCTATAAAAAAGGAAAAACCGCCAATTGATTATTACAAAATCATTTCCACTGCGCGTGATACTACGTTTGTGGATACTACGCTTTCCATCAAAAAGAAATATAAATTCAATTATTTAAGAAGTGATAATTTTGAACTGCTTCAGTTTTCAAATGTAGGGCAGGCGTATAATTCATTGGCATATTCCTTTGATCGGTTGAATTTGAAACCGCTTTTTGCAGCGCAAGCGCATCATTTCAATTATAAAGAAATAGAAGATGTAAATTATTTCAACGTCCCGACACCTTTTAGCGATTTGTATTTTAAAACGGCTTACAACCAAGGACAGCAATTGGATGCTTTTTTTACGGTGAATACTTCGCCACAATTCAACTTTTCCGTTGGTTATAAAGGCGTTCGCTCGTTGGGGAAATACCAACATATTTTAACGAGTACAGGAAATTTTCTGTTTACTTCAAATTATCACACAAAAAGCAAACGCTACGTAGCTCGTATGCACGTTGCGGCGCAGGATGTTTTTAATCAAGAAAATGGTGGATTAACGCCAACTTCATTGCAATTTTTTATCAACGACAACCCTGAGTTTAGCGACCGTGGAAGGTTGGATGTAAATTTTGAAAATGCCGAAAATAAGTTAGAAGGATTACGATTCTATGGCGATCATTATTATGAATTGCTCAGCCAGCGCGACAGTACCGGATATTCGGTGCTTACCATTGGAAATGTTTTGAGTTATGAGGATAAATACTATAAATATTTTCAATCTGCTCCGTATGAACCTTATGGCCCTTCGTATGAATCTTCAAACCTAGATACGAAGACGAAACTGGAAGATTTCAACGCAAAAGCGTATGCAGATTTCGACAATTCTCTAATCGGAAAAATTACTGCTTGGACGGGATATACTAATTTTAATTATGGTTACAATTCAGTTTTAATTCTTGATGACGAGCGAATCGTTAATAGAATCAAAGGAAACATAATTGAAGCTGGAGCGGCCTATGAAAAGGAATACCGTGGTTTTAAACTTTCAGGAAAAGGCGCAATAAACGTAGCTGGTGATTTTGATGGAAATTATCTACAAGGCGCAGCTTCCTATAATTTGAATAAAGATTATAATGCGAAAGCGTCAATAACAGTCCATTCCGTAGCGCCAAATTTCAACTTTTTGTTGAATCAAAGCGATTATCAAAATTACAACTGGGAGAACGAACTGAACAACGTAAAAACCCAAGAACTGAAGTTTGAAATCAATACCAAAAAGTTCGGAAATGCTTCCGTGAGCTATACAGGAATTGATGATTACACTTATTTTGGAATAAAAACGAACGACAGCACACCGTCGCCATTGCAAGCTTCCGAGAGGGTAGATTATCTCAAAATAAAAGCTGAAAAAGAATTTAACTTCGGCGTTTTCGCTTTGGATAATACCGTAATGTATCAACAGGTTTTGAGCGGTGAAGGCGTTTTCAATGTGCCGCAGATTATCACTCGAAATTCACTTTATTATCAAGACCACTTGTTTAAGCGCGCACTTTTCATGCAAACAGGTGTTACTTTTAAGTATTTTACAAAATACAATATGAACGGCTATGATCCTGTTTTAGCAGAGTTTTATGTTCAGAATGACCAAGAATTGGGTGGTTTTCCGTTAGTAGATATTTTCCTTAATGCGAAAATTAGACAAACGCGTATTTTCTTTGTTTATGAAAATTTCACGACGCTCTTCGGAGGAAAGAAAGAACATTTTGCAGCGCCAGGATATCCTTATAAAGATGCTGTTTTGCGCTTTGGATTGGTTTGGAATTTCTTCTTATAA
- a CDS encoding acyl-CoA dehydrogenase, producing MDFSLSEEQMMIRDAARDFARTELLPGVIERDNLQKFPAEQVKKMGELGFLGMMVDPKYGGGGMDTMSYVLVMEELSKIDASCSVIVSVNNSLVCYGLEKYGSEDQKQKYLTKLATGEKLGAFCLSEPEAGSDATSQKTTAIEDGDHYIINGTKNWITNGGTADYYLVIAQTHKEKKHKGINAFIVEKGWEGFEIGPKEDKLGIRGSDTHSLIFNDVRVPKENRIGEDGFGFSFAMKTLAGGRIGIAAQALGIAAGAYDLAREYSKVRKAFGTEICNHQAIAFKLADMHTSITAARHLVMKAAWDKDQGNDYDMSGAMAKLFASQTAMDVSVEAVQVHGGNGFVKEYHVERMMRDAKITQIYEGTSEIQKIVISRGLLRD from the coding sequence ATGGATTTCAGTCTATCCGAAGAACAAATGATGATTCGCGACGCCGCTCGCGATTTTGCACGTACCGAATTGCTTCCGGGCGTTATAGAACGTGACAATCTTCAAAAATTTCCTGCCGAACAAGTAAAGAAAATGGGGGAGCTCGGTTTTCTGGGAATGATGGTGGATCCAAAATACGGCGGTGGCGGAATGGATACGATGAGCTACGTTTTAGTGATGGAGGAATTGAGCAAAATTGATGCTTCGTGCTCTGTAATCGTTTCTGTTAACAACTCTCTAGTGTGTTACGGACTTGAAAAATATGGCTCCGAAGATCAAAAACAAAAATATCTTACAAAATTAGCGACTGGCGAAAAACTTGGCGCATTCTGTTTAAGCGAACCAGAAGCTGGTAGTGACGCTACTTCACAAAAAACTACCGCAATTGAAGACGGCGATCATTATATAATTAACGGTACCAAAAACTGGATTACCAACGGTGGAACCGCAGATTATTATTTGGTAATTGCGCAAACCCATAAAGAGAAAAAACACAAAGGCATCAACGCTTTTATAGTTGAAAAAGGTTGGGAAGGTTTTGAAATCGGCCCAAAAGAAGATAAACTTGGTATCCGTGGAAGCGACACACATTCCTTGATATTTAACGACGTAAGAGTTCCAAAGGAAAACCGTATTGGCGAAGATGGTTTTGGATTTTCATTCGCTATGAAAACTTTAGCTGGAGGACGTATCGGGATTGCAGCCCAGGCTTTGGGAATTGCAGCTGGCGCTTATGATTTGGCTCGTGAATATTCAAAAGTACGAAAGGCTTTTGGAACTGAAATTTGCAACCATCAAGCTATCGCCTTTAAATTGGCAGATATGCACACTTCAATTACCGCGGCGCGTCATTTGGTAATGAAAGCTGCTTGGGACAAAGACCAAGGCAATGATTATGATATGAGCGGCGCTATGGCAAAACTTTTCGCCTCACAAACAGCAATGGATGTTTCAGTAGAAGCAGTTCAAGTTCACGGCGGAAATGGTTTTGTAAAAGAATATCACGTGGAACGTATGATGCGCGACGCGAAGATTACACAGATTTATGAAGGCACTTCAGAAATACAGAAGATTGTGATTTCTAGAGGACTTTTGAGAGATTAA
- a CDS encoding ribonuclease HII, producing the protein MLKLKINKHLLECGTDEAGRGCLAGPVTAAAVILPNDFKHPFLTDSKQLSEKKRMELKDIIEREAICYKVVHVMMKEIDKINILNASILGMHRAIEGLSCAPEFIAVDGNRFKPFGKTPFECVVKGDGKYLHIAAASILAKTYRDEYMTALHEKYPQYNWKQNKGYPTKTHREAIRNYGACDFHRKSFKLLPDHIIESIK; encoded by the coding sequence ATGCTAAAACTTAAAATCAATAAACATCTCCTTGAATGTGGCACAGACGAAGCTGGTCGTGGATGCTTGGCTGGTCCCGTAACGGCTGCAGCAGTAATTCTTCCCAACGATTTTAAACATCCTTTTTTAACGGACAGCAAACAACTTTCAGAGAAAAAACGAATGGAACTGAAAGATATTATCGAACGAGAAGCTATTTGTTATAAAGTGGTTCATGTGATGATGAAAGAAATTGACAAAATAAACATTCTAAATGCTTCAATTTTAGGAATGCACCGCGCTATAGAAGGCCTTTCCTGCGCGCCAGAATTTATTGCTGTTGACGGTAACCGTTTTAAGCCTTTCGGAAAAACACCTTTTGAATGTGTGGTAAAAGGCGATGGAAAATACTTGCACATTGCCGCAGCCTCCATTTTGGCAAAAACGTATCGCGATGAATATATGACCGCGCTTCACGAAAAATATCCGCAGTACAACTGGAAACAGAACAAAGGATATCCTACCAAGACGCATCGCGAAGCCATTAGAAATTACGGAGCTTGCGATTTTCATAGGAAAAGTTTTAAACTTTTACCAGACCATATAATTGAATCTATAAAATAG
- a CDS encoding hybrid sensor histidine kinase/response regulator transcription factor → MKRALFLLQLLLLGISATSQSYDRGLKLLAKADNFNKEKVWDSAYTSAKESLTIFKNLQNDSLVAKAALELFYTTNNINYGEQSQYFDLALQNALKVQKPTLLAAVYYMKGRTHFENRDMGEAQPYFLKVDSLANQYDFLNETIVKAVMARSEISRITFTHDGVEIGHDLQLQALELAKKINSEELINDLYLRLSDMNGLIENYPEAKRYVDLAFNYYIKEDNVERMARVYLTYMNYYYAVDDYDNAGKKLEEGIEYLSNKNNPEQLASMLTAYGTYFRKRRNDCSKALIQFEKAKTIYDEIDLKLSDRYMYLMEGMALCFAETNNFEKAYIFYQKAYETKRDLVKKENNDLTRELETKYQSEKKEQQIALLASQKLLIEQQNKNDRLIFLGSILLFGIVSLFIFFQYRTRQKTNGKLKELDKAKSTFFANISHEFRTPLSLINGPIEDQLSSKKLSPNERKNLNMALRSAQRLEDLVDQLLALSKLESKNLNLQVQNTNLPQFLVAQAEAFSFSCSEKNISYTIHIEKDEVVDWFDRDVLEKIFYNLIGNAIKYTPEQGTITIEGSRSNNQYEITIENSGNFIKAEEREKIFERFYKSTTLSPGAGIGLALTKELTELHHGTILVNSEKGGLTTFTVQIPINKNAFESNEIFCAAISKTEEFSPTQEIVNLEKSIVIPEDAPILLIVDDNEDIRDYVSSIFETIYIVLSAKDGKEGFEKALEHIPDIVISDVMMPVEDGFELTKHLKENQLTSHIPVVLLTAKNQVTAKLEGMGIGADAYVTKPFNPQLLRANVDNLIENRRKLQQRFAQEVILAPKDIAVSSEDEKFLERLQKVLDEYLTNPDFSAETFAAEMAVSRMQLHRKLKALTGQTTTEFIRSQRLRLASKLLKVDKISISEVGYAVGFNDPSYFTKCFKQEFGSSPSEYLSK, encoded by the coding sequence GTGAAAAGAGCACTGTTTCTTCTTCAATTGTTACTCCTTGGGATTTCAGCAACCTCTCAAAGTTATGACCGTGGATTAAAATTGCTTGCAAAAGCAGACAACTTCAACAAAGAAAAAGTTTGGGATAGCGCTTATACTTCAGCTAAAGAAAGTCTAACTATTTTCAAAAATCTTCAAAATGATTCATTAGTCGCAAAAGCTGCTCTGGAATTGTTTTATACCACAAACAACATAAATTACGGAGAACAATCTCAGTATTTTGATCTTGCCTTACAAAACGCATTAAAAGTCCAAAAACCAACTCTTTTGGCAGCTGTTTATTATATGAAAGGCCGCACTCACTTTGAAAATAGAGATATGGGTGAAGCACAGCCGTATTTTCTGAAAGTCGATTCACTAGCCAATCAATATGATTTTTTGAATGAAACAATTGTAAAAGCTGTTATGGCGCGTTCTGAAATTTCGCGAATCACTTTTACTCACGACGGAGTGGAAATTGGTCACGATTTACAATTGCAGGCGCTTGAACTGGCTAAAAAAATAAATTCAGAAGAACTAATAAACGACCTTTATTTGCGCCTATCAGATATGAATGGGCTAATAGAAAACTATCCAGAGGCCAAGCGTTATGTGGATTTAGCCTTCAATTATTATATAAAAGAGGACAACGTAGAAAGAATGGCGCGTGTCTATCTTACTTATATGAATTACTATTACGCCGTTGACGATTATGATAACGCCGGCAAAAAACTGGAAGAAGGCATTGAATATCTTTCCAACAAAAACAATCCAGAGCAATTAGCAAGCATGCTTACTGCTTATGGCACTTATTTCAGAAAACGTAGAAATGATTGTAGCAAAGCTTTGATCCAGTTTGAAAAAGCCAAGACAATTTATGACGAAATTGATTTAAAACTGAGCGACCGTTATATGTATTTAATGGAAGGTATGGCATTGTGTTTTGCGGAAACGAACAATTTTGAAAAGGCTTATATTTTCTATCAAAAAGCTTATGAAACAAAGCGAGATTTAGTTAAAAAAGAAAACAACGATCTCACTCGAGAGCTAGAAACCAAATACCAAAGTGAAAAAAAAGAACAGCAAATTGCACTCTTAGCATCTCAAAAACTATTGATAGAACAACAAAACAAAAACGATCGGTTGATATTTCTTGGAAGCATTCTTCTTTTCGGGATAGTCAGTTTGTTTATTTTTTTCCAGTATAGAACGCGCCAAAAAACGAATGGAAAATTAAAGGAACTGGACAAGGCAAAATCAACCTTCTTTGCGAATATTTCGCACGAATTCCGAACGCCGCTTTCACTTATTAACGGGCCTATTGAAGATCAACTTTCCTCTAAAAAACTATCGCCAAACGAACGGAAAAATCTAAATATGGCGCTTAGAAGTGCGCAAAGACTGGAAGATTTGGTAGATCAGTTATTGGCACTTTCTAAACTGGAAAGCAAAAACTTGAACCTTCAAGTACAAAATACGAATCTACCGCAATTTTTGGTGGCTCAAGCGGAAGCGTTTTCGTTTAGCTGTTCGGAAAAAAATATTAGCTACACTATCCATATTGAAAAAGATGAAGTTGTGGATTGGTTTGATCGTGACGTGTTAGAAAAAATATTTTACAACCTAATCGGTAATGCTATTAAGTACACCCCAGAACAAGGAACCATTACTATTGAAGGCTCGAGAAGTAACAACCAGTATGAAATAACAATTGAAAACTCTGGCAACTTCATTAAAGCTGAAGAGCGAGAGAAAATATTTGAGCGTTTTTATAAATCCACCACTTTGAGTCCCGGCGCGGGAATTGGACTTGCACTTACCAAAGAACTCACCGAGTTGCATCACGGAACCATTTTAGTAAATAGTGAAAAAGGAGGCCTAACAACATTTACGGTACAAATACCTATCAACAAAAATGCTTTTGAAAGCAATGAAATATTTTGTGCGGCGATTTCAAAAACGGAAGAATTTTCACCAACTCAGGAAATAGTCAACCTCGAAAAAAGCATCGTAATTCCTGAAGATGCACCAATACTTCTCATTGTTGACGATAACGAAGATATTCGAGATTATGTTAGCTCCATTTTTGAAACAATTTATATTGTGCTTTCTGCCAAAGACGGTAAGGAAGGTTTTGAAAAAGCATTGGAACATATTCCAGATATTGTTATAAGCGATGTAATGATGCCAGTTGAAGACGGTTTTGAACTAACCAAGCATTTAAAGGAAAACCAACTTACCTCACATATTCCTGTAGTATTACTCACCGCAAAAAACCAAGTAACCGCTAAACTTGAAGGAATGGGCATTGGCGCAGATGCTTACGTTACCAAGCCCTTCAATCCACAATTACTGCGTGCAAATGTTGATAATCTCATTGAAAACCGAAGAAAGTTACAACAGCGTTTTGCGCAGGAAGTTATTTTAGCGCCAAAGGATATTGCAGTTTCTTCTGAAGACGAAAAGTTTTTGGAAAGACTACAAAAAGTACTTGATGAATATTTAACCAACCCCGATTTTTCCGCAGAAACTTTTGCTGCCGAAATGGCCGTTAGCCGCATGCAGCTCCATCGAAAACTGAAAGCCCTAACAGGCCAAACCACTACCGAATTTATTCGTTCGCAACGTTTAAGACTCGCTTCAAAATTGCTGAAAGTAGATAAAATATCTATTTCGGAAGTTGGTTATGCAGTAGGTTTTAACGATCCTTCCTATTTCACCAAATGCTTCAAACAAGAGTTTGGTTCTTCACCTTCGGAATATCTTTCAAAATAG